In Nymphaea colorata isolate Beijing-Zhang1983 chromosome 3, ASM883128v2, whole genome shotgun sequence, a genomic segment contains:
- the LOC116251669 gene encoding hydroxyproline O-arabinosyltransferase 1-like, with protein sequence MGWCDSNLIYSLLITFTAAVITYNIIVSSHVAPPFTKEFRFPSSSSRSSSSGHVTIDPIIGMPSQIKKGSKKLFHTAVTASDSVYNTWQCRIMYYWFQKHWNRDGSEMGGFTRILHSGKPDKYMDEIPTFVADPLPAGTDQGYIVLNRPWAFVQWLRNADIKEDYVLMAEPDHLIIKPIPNLSKGGSPAAFPFFYIEPKKYEKVLRKFFPENEGPITNIDPIGNSPVIIEKVSLKEIAPTWMNVSLAMKKDPETDKAFGWVLEMYAYAVASALHGIRHILYKDFMIQPPWDKEIGEKFIIHYTYGCDFDLQGKMTPGKYGEWRFDKRSYGTTVPPRNLRLPPAGVPESVVMLVKMVNEATANIPDWGA encoded by the exons ATGGGTTGGTGTGATTCCAATTTGATATACTCCCTCCTCATCACTTTCACTGCTGCAGTCATCACCTACAACATAATAGTCTCTTCCCATGTCGCCCCACCTTTCACGAAAGAGTTCAGATTCCCGTCTTCCTCATCTCGGTCTTCATCGTCCGGACATGTCACTATTGACCCAATCATCGGAATGCCCTCACAGATCAAGAAGGGAAGCAAGAAGCTCTTCCACACAGCCGTCACGGCTTCGGACTCCGTGTACAACACTTGGCAATGTAGGATTATGTATTACTGGTTCCAGAAGCACTGGAACAGGGACGGTTCAGAGATGGGTGGGTTCACGAGGATTCTGCACTCCGGGAAGCCGGATAAGTACATGGACGAGATCCCCACGTTCGTCGCCGACCCCCTCCCCGCTGGCACAGATCAG GGTTATATAGTGCTCAATCGACCTTGGGCTTTTGTTCAGTGGCTTCGCAATGCTGATATAAAAGAAGA CTATGTACTGATGGCAGAACCTGACCATCTTATCATCAAGCCCATTCCTAACCTGTCAAAAGGCGGAAGCCCAGCTGCATTTCCATTTTTCTATattgaaccaaaaaaatatgagaaggTGCTCAGGAAATTCTTCCCAGAAAATGAGGGACCAATCACAAATATCGACCCAATTGGGAACTCCCCTGTTATCATAGAGAAG GTATCTCTTAAGGAAATTGCACCTACATGGATGAATGTTTCTTTAGCGATGAAAAAGGATCCTGAAACTGACAAAGCATTTGGTTGGGTTCTAGAGAT GTACGCTTATGCTGTTGCATCTGCATTGCATGGCATCAGGCACATTCTTTATAAGGACTTCATGATTCAG CCTCCTTGGGACAAAGAAATTGGTGAGAAGTTCATAATTCACTATACCTATGGGTGTGACTTTGATTTACAG GGAAAGATGACACCTGGCAAATATGGGGAGTGGAGGTTTGATAAAAGATCATATGGTACAACTGTTCCCCCAAGAAACCTTCGGCTGCCACCTGCTGGAGTCCCTGAAAGTGTG GTGATGTTGGTAAAAATGGTGAATGAAGCGACAGCAAATATACCTGATTGGGGAGCATAA